Below is a genomic region from Catenuloplanes atrovinosus.
TCGACCTGATCCCGCTGGCCGCGCCGTCCACCCCGCCCGCCCGGCTGCGCGACATCGCGGCCGGCGCGCGGGGCTTCGTCTACGCCGTCTCGGTGCTCGGCACCACCGGCGAACGCTCCCGGCTCGACCCGGCCGCGGGCACCCTGGCCACCGCGCTCCGCGCGCTCACCGACCTTCCGGTGCTGATCGGCTTCGGCGTCTCCACCCCCTCCCAGGCCGCCGCGGCGATCGAGCACGCGGACGGGGTGGTGGTCGCGTCGGCCCTGATGCGCCGCCTGCTCGACGGCGCCTCCCCCGCCGACCTCGGCGCGACGATCGCCACCTTCCACGAGGCGATGCGGTCCCGGCGCTAGCCGGCGCCGGGTGGGCCGGTGCCGCCGGTTCGGGCGCTAGTGTCGGGCGGGTGGAGACGCGGGAGCGGCGCGAGCCGAAGTATCTGACGATCGCCGCGGATCTGGCCGCGAAGATCCGGGCGGGGGAGTACGCGCCCGGCGCCGCGCTTCCGCCACAGCGGGAACTGAGCGTGGCGTACGGCGTCACGCTCGCCACGCTCCGCGCCGCGCTGGCCCGGCTGGAGTCGGACGGGCTGCTCAGCCAGCAGGCTGGCCGGGGCACGTTCGTGGCCGAGCCGGCCGCGGCGTACCGGCTGGACTCCCTCCGCAGCCTCGCCGACGACCTGCGCGAACAGGGCCACGTGGTCGGCACCGACCTGATCGGCATCGGCCCCCGCAAGGCCCCGGCCTGGGCCACCGACGCGCTCGGCCTGCCGCCCGGCGACCGGATCACCCGCGTGGAACGCGTCCGCCTGATCGCCGGCCGCCCCGCACTGCACCAGATCTCCTGGGTCCGATCGCCCTACGGCACCCCGCTGCTCGACGTCGACTTCGCCCGCACCTCGCTCTACCACGCCCTCGCCGACCAGGGCGTGGTCGTCCACCGCGCCCACGAACGCCTCCGCCCCGACGTGCTGCGCCCCCCGATCGCACCCCTGCTCCGGCAACCCGAGGGCACCCCGGTCTTCCTCAGCGACCGGGTCACCTACGGCCTGGACGGCATCCCGGTCGTCATGGACCGCGCCACCATCCTCGGCACCACCATGGAGATCCGCGCCGAACGCACCGCCGCCGGCCTCTCCCTGCGCTGGCACGCCTGACCCCGCGCCGGTCGTCGACCCCCGAGCACCCCGCGACAGGCGCTCCGCGCCCGAAATCTCGGCATATCGCGGCCGACGGTTGATCACTCGCGCGACTCTGTGAGCCTCAGGCACGTCATTCGAGCGGAATAACGAATGTGACCCCGCGGGACCGGCAGGGAGGAGCGCCGGCGACGACCGGTGCCCGCGGGAGCATGCGGACCGCGACCACGCCGGAAGCGGGAAAGAAAGGCCTGGCGGATCGCGCGGGAGCATCCGCCAGGCCGGAGGGCCGGTGTCAGAGCTGGCCGTCGAAGTTGATGGAGGAGTAGAGGGCGAGTTTCTCGAGGCGGTGGAAGGAGTCGATGGTGCGGATGGTGCCGCTCTTGGAGCGCATCACGATCGACTGGGTGTAGGCGCCGCCGGAGCGGTAGCGGACGCCCTTGAGGAGGTCGCCGCTGGTGACGCCGGTGGCGACGAAGAAGCAGTTGTCGCCGGTGACCAGGTCGTCGGTGGTGAGGACGCGGTCGAGGTCGTGGCCGGCGGCCAGGGCCTTCTCGCGCTCGGCCGGGTCCTGGGGCCAGAGTTTGGCCTGGATCTCGCCGCCCATGCACTTGAGCGCGCAGGCGGCGGTGATGCCCTCGGGCGTGCCGCCGATGCCCATCAGCACGTCGACCTCGGCGTTCTCGCGGGCGGCGGAGATGGCGCCGGCGATGTCGCCGTCGGAGATGAACTTGATCCGGGCGCCGGCGTCGCGGACTTCCTTGATCAGGTTGGCGTGGCGGGGGCGGTCGAGGATGCAGACCGTGACGTCGGAGACGCTGCCGCCCTTGACCTTGGCGATCCGGCGGAGGTTCTCCTGCACGCCGGCCTCGATGTCGATGACGTCGGCGTACTCGGGGCCCACGGCCAGCTTCTCCATGTAGAAGACGGCGCTCGGGTCGAACATGGCGCCGCGCTGGGCGGCGGCCAGCACCGCGATCGAGCCGGGCATGCCCTTGGCCATCAGCGTGGTGCCGTCGATCGGGTCGACCGCGACGTCGACCTCGGGGCCGGTCTGGTCGCCGACGATCTCGCCGTTGTAGAGCATCGGGGCGTTGTCCTTCTCGCCCTCGCCGATCACCACGACGCCGCGCATGGAGATGGAGTTGATCAGCTTGCGCAAGGCGTCGACGGCCGCGCCGTCCCCGCCCTCCTTGTCGCCGCGGCCCACCCAGCGGCCGGCGGCCATGGCGGCGGCCTCGGTCACGCGGACCAGTTCGAGGGCCAGGTTGCGGTCGAGATCCTGCGGGATGTTGGCGGGCATGCGGCCTCCTCGCTACGTTGCGGAGTCGGTCGATCGCCGTACGCGGTGCGTGGGCGTCTTCATCCGATCCTGGCACGGCGATTCGCCCGGGAGGTAGATGTCCGGCCAGTGGTGTCCGTCGCGCGCGGGTGTGCCGGATGGCACCGCGACGGGCGCATCCGTCAGGATGGGTACGTGGACGCGGCAGCCTCGGCACAGGACCAGCCTCCGGCGCAGCAGCCGGTGACCCGGCACGAGCGGAACTGGAAGGACATGGTCCTGTCGCTGCTGGCCATCATGGTGCCGGTGGCGCTGATGGTCGGCTTCTACCGCTATGTCCTGGACGGCGAGGAGCCGATCGTGGTCGACACCGCGCCGGCGATCGAGGCGGCGCGGGCCTCCCGCGCGTTCCCGGTGCTCGAGCCGGCCGGCCTCGGTGAGGGGTGGCGGCCGACCAGCGCCGGCTTCCGCACGGTCGAGGGCGGAAAATCCCTTCGCATCGGGTACGTCAGCCCGTCCGACGGCGCGGTCCTGCTGATCGAGAGCACGGTCCCGACCGAGAAGCTGCTGCCCGCGGAGCTGACCACCGCCGCGCGCCCCGGCGAGCGCACCACGATCGACGGCCGGGAGTGGCAGTCGTACTCGGCCCGCCCGGGCGAAAGCGCGCTGGTGCAGCTCAGTCCGGAGCGCACCGTTGTGATCGTCGGCACAGGTGAACGGGACGACCTGCGCGAACTGGCCGACAGCCTGGGCTGAGCGCCGCACGGCGCCGAATAATCGCGAGGAATCGTCGGACCCCGTCGGTACGGTCTTCACAGTTTTCTTCCAGCACCCTCCGATGGAGAGAAATCCATAGTGAAGACCACACGGGGTTTCCACGCCGGCATCGCCGGTCTCGCCGCGGTCGCGGTCGCCCTCGGCGGCTGCGGTGCGCAGGGGAGCGCGGCACCGGCCCCCGCCTCGGCCTCGGCCACCGCCCAGGCCGTTCCGGCCGACCCCAAGGCGGCGCTCGCCGCATCCGTCAACGCGATCAACGTCGACACGCACTACGCGTTCGCCGTCGACTCCGCCTCGATGAAGACCTCCGGCGTCGTGCACGGGCCCACCCGTTCCATGGCGCTGACCTCGACGATGACCGGCGAGCCCGCGTTCTCGATGGAGCTGTACTACGTCGAGCCGCACAGTACGTACATGCGGACCGACGTGTTCGCCGTGCTGGCCGAGGCCTTCGGCGCCGGCACCGCGGAGCTCACGCCGCTCGGCCTCGACGGTGAGAAGTGGCTGAGGTTCGACCCGGCGCGGGCGCGGGACTTCACCGCCATCTCGTTCGCGGACACCGACCTGGCCGACGTCGCCGAGCCGCTCGGCAAGGGCCTGGTCTCCGCCGAGCAGACCGGTCCGGGGCAGTACAAGGGGGTGGCGAACCTCTACGACCACACCCCGTCGGAGTACGTGATGTTCCGGGATGAGGACGGGCTCGACGAGAAGCTCAAGGCCGTGCCGTTCACCGCGGCGCTCGACGCCCAGGGCCGGCTCACGTCGGTGGCCTACGACATCGGCGGCGCGCCGCTCACCATCACGTTCTCCGAGTACGGGTCGGCCGCCGCGCCGGCCAAGCCCGCCGGCGCGGACGTGGTCGAGGCCACCGACGCGACGTACTCGCAACTCGACAGCCAGTCCTGAGGGGATCGCGGACATGCCCAGGTCACTCACCGCGATCACCGCGGCCGTCACGCTGTCGGCGCTGCTCGCCGGCTGCGCCACCGTCCCCGGCGGCACCGCCGCCCCGGCGCCCTCGATCTCCTCCGCGCCCGCGGTCGATCCGAAGGCGGCGCTCGCCTCCGCGTTCGCCGCGATGGAGGAGGGCCGCTACGCCTACGACATCGCCTACGATCCGGGTGTCGGCGGCACGGTCCTGGTCGACAACGACTCCGGGTCGATCCACGCGACCGTGACGATCACCGGCGAGGACGACTCGTCGATGACGTTCGAGTACCACATCACCGACGAGTTCCTGTTCATGAAGATGGACATGAGCGCCATCGCCGCGGAGCTCGGCGGCGGGCCGGTGCCGGAGGGCCTCGACGGGCGGAAGTGGATCCGGATCAGCCCGGAGCGGGCCGGCGGCCTCACCGAGAGCATGGACCAGATCGCGCTCGACCCGGCCTACGTCGAGCGCAGCATCCGGACGATCACGCAGCGGACCCCGCACACGTTCAGCGGCACGATCGACCTGACCACGCTCACCCCGAAGCGGTTCGGCCGCCTCGACCAGGACCCGGAGACGAAGGCGTTCGAGGACGCGGCGAAGAACGTGCCGTTCCGCGCGGAGACCGACGTCAAGGGCCGCATCTCGGTCTTCACGGCGACCGTGGAGGTCGACGGCGAGCCGATGATCATGTCGCTGCAATTCCGCGGCTGGGGCGAGGTCGCGTTCCCACCGGTGCCCGGCCCGGGAACGTATGTCGACCCGCCGGCCGGGTTCTCCGGCGCGGAGGTCACGGCCTGATCCGGCCCTCCGGCGCGGGTGGTCCGCCACTCGCGCCGGAGGCGCCGGTGCCGCTGCTCGACGCGGGAGGCGCCGGTGGCCGCTACTGCGCGCGTGCCTCGCGGGCCGCGTCGAGCTTGGCGCGGGCGCCGTCCAGCCAGCGCTGGCAGATCGCGGCCAGCTCCTCGCCGCGCTCCCAGAGCGCCAGCGACTCCTCCAGCGAGGTGCCGCCGGCCTCCAGCCGCTCGACGACGCGGCCCAGTTCCTCGCGCGCCTGCTCGTAGCTCAGCTTCTGCTCCGTGGTCATGCACTGTCCTTCCGGGACTTGCGGGGCTTCGGGGTGGTCGCGCCGGCCGCGGAGTCGTCCGTGACGACCGCGGAGAGTGAGCCGGTGGCCAGGCGGACCCGCAGCGGTGTGCCCGGACCGGCCTCGTCGGCGGCCCGGACCACGTGGCCGTCTGCGGTGCGCTGGACGATCGCGTACCCCCGCTGGAGCGTCGCGGCCGGGGAGAGCGCGCGCAGCCGGGCCAGCGTGTGGGACAGCTCGTTGGCGGCGGTGGCCAGCCGGTGGCCGAGCGTGCGCTCGCCGCGGTCGCGCAGCGCGACCACCTCGGACGCACGCTGGTCGATCATCACGTGCGGGCGGGCGAGCACCGGGCGGGAGCGCCACGCCTCGATGCGCTGCGACTCGCGGTCCAGGCGGTGCAGCACCGCGCGGTCCAGCCGGTGCCGGGCCAGCGAGATCAGCCGCTGCTCCTCGGCCAGGTCCGGGACCAGGCGTTTCGCGGCGTCGGTGGGGGTGGACGCGCGGACGTCGGCCACGTAGTCCAGCAGCGGCGTGTCCTCCTCGTGCCCGATCGCGCTGACCACGGGCGTGCGGCAGGCGAACACGGCCCGGCACAGCGCCTCGTCGGAGAACGGCAGCAGGTCCTCCACGCTGCCGCCGCCGCGCGCGATCACGATGACGTCGACGGTGGGGTCGTCGTCCAGCACCTTCAGCGCGTCGAGGATCTGCGGCACCGCGGACACGCCCTGGGTGGCCACGTTGATCACGCGGAAGTCCACGGCCGGCCACCGGCGTCGCGCGTTCGTCAGCACGTCGCGCTCGGCCGCGGACGCCCGGCCGGTGATCAGGCCGATGCGTTGCGGCAGAAACGGCGGCCGTCGCTTCCGCTCGCGCGCGAACAGGCCCTCCGCGCCGAGCAGCCGCTTCAGCTTCTCCAGCCGGGCCAGCAACTCACCCAGCCCGACCTGCCGGATCTCGTCGGCCCGGAAGCTGAGCGTGCCGCGCGCCGCATAGAACTCCGGCTTCGCGTGCAGAACCACGCGCGCGCCCTCGGACAGCTCGGGCGCGCCGACGCTGAGCACCTCGTGGCTGGTGGTCACGGTCAGGCTCAGTTCCGCGGCCGGGTCGCGCAGCGTGATGAAGACGGTGCCGCTGCCCGGCCGGCGGCTGATCTGCGCCACCTGCCCGTCGACCCAGACCCAGCCGAGCTTGGCGATCCAGGCGCTGACCTTCTGGCTGACCACGCGCACCGGCCACGGCTCGTCCGGCGTGCTGGCACCCGGGGCGCCCGGCGCGCTCGGCGCACCCAGCGCGCCGCCGCCGCGAGGGGTCTGTGTCACCCCCACACCCTAGAACCACCCTCCGACAGTCCCGCCCGCCCGGGACCGGGGGCCGCGGACGCGCTGTCGTCCGGCTCACACCCCGATCAGTTGCTTTGAATCCGAAGCAAGTCCTACTCTTCGATTACTACGAAGTCGAAGCAATGTTCGAGGAGATCGCCATGAAGGCAGTGCGGTTCCATGAGTACGGCGACCCGTCCGTCCTGCGGTACGAGGACGTGGAGCGGCCCGTCCCCGGCGCCGGGCAGGTGCGCATCCGGGTCGCGGCGACGTCGTTCAACGGCGTGGACGGCAACATCCGGGCCGGCTACATGCGGGGCCCGATCCCGGTGACGCTGCCGCACACGCCGGGACTCGACGTGTCCGGCACGGTCGACGCGCTGGGCGAGGGCGTGGACACCGTCACGGCCGGCGACGCGGTCATCGGATTCCTGCCGATGACCGGCACCGGCGCGGCCGCGGAATACGTGATCGCCCCGGCCGGCATCCTGGCGCCGGCGCCCGCGAGCATCCCGCTGCCGGACGCCGCCGCGCTGCCGGTGGTGGGCCTGACCGCGTGGCAGGCGCTGTTCGACCACGCCCGGGTGACCGCGGGCCGGCGGGTGCTGATCAACGGCGCGGGCGGCGCGGTCGGCCGCTACGCCGTGCAACTGGCCAAGAACGCGGGCGCCTACGTGATCGCGACGGCCGCGCCGCGCAGCAGCGAGCGCGTCGCGGCGGCCGACGAGGTCGTCGACTACACCACCACCGAGGTGACCGCGGCCGTCGCCGAGCCGGTCGACGTGGTGCTCAACCTCGCGCCGATCTCCCCGGAGCGGCTCGCCGCGCTGGTCACGCTGATCCGGCCCGGCGGCGTGCTGGTGAACACCACCGTGTGGATGCCCGCGCCGGGCGACGAGGCGCGCGACGTGCGCGGCATCGACCTCTTCGTGCGCAGCGACGCGGCCCAGCTCGCCCACCTGGCGAGCCTGGTCGACGCCGGTGAGCTGCGGGTTGACGTCGCCGCGCGGGTGCCGCTGGCGGAACTCGCGTCGGTCCACGCCGACCCGGCCGCCACGTCCGGCAAGACCGTCATCGTCGTCGCCTGACTCTTTCCTCCCGCGACTTCCTGGCCGGGCACCGCGCCGAACCGGCGGCCTGCTCCGAGTCGTGACGCCGCCACCCGGACGCGGGTGGCGGTGTCACGCGCGGGACCGGGCGGCGCGCACCGCCACGGTGACCAGCACGGCCAGGACCAGGCCGCAGTACGCCCAGAACAGCGCGTCCGCCGCCGCGTACCCCCAGTCCGGGCGCCACGGCACGTCGGACAGCGCGGCCCGGGCCACCGCCACCGACTCGCCCGGCGCGGTCCGGTGCGCCGCGTGCAGCGGATAGCCGAGCCGCAGCGTGTACGAGAACGCCTCCACCGAGCCCTGCTCGCGCACCAGCAGCGACGCCGCGGTCCCGGCCGGCCCGGCGACCGCCGCGGCGCCCAGCGTCCACCGGGTCAGCACGCCCCACCGCGACGCGTACAGCAGCAGCGCGCCGCCGGCCAGGTAGCCGGCGGCCAGCACGACGAGCCGGGAACTGGTCGCCGTGGTCGCCGACATGTAGATCAGCCAGCCGCCGGCGAGCATGCTGAGCAGGGCGAGACTGCGGCGCAGCGCGATCGGCACCGCCGCGCCCAGTGAGGCGAGTCCGCCCTGTTCATCCGGCATGTGGATATTTTGTGCCGGGCCCGAGCGGGACGGGGCGGAACGTGTGCGGTGGGTCGCACGATCACGGGGTACGGCGGCGGGGTGCGTACCATGGCGGTGTGAGCGAGACGAGCCGTAAGCGGGTCCTGCTGGCCAAGCCGCGTGGCTACTGCGCGGGCGTGGATCGGGCGGTGCAGACCGTCGAAGAGTCGCTGAAACTCTACGGTGCGCCGATCTACGTGCGTAAGCAGATCGTGCACAACAGGCACGTGGTCACCTCGCTGGAGGCCAAGGGTGCGATCTTCGTGGAGGAGAACGAGGAGGTGCCGGAGGGCGCCACCGTCATCTTCTCCGCGCACGGGGTGGCGCCGGAGGTGCACGAGTCGGCGAAGGCCCGCAACCTGCGCGCCATCGACGCGACCTGCCCGCTGGTGACCAAGGTGCACAACGAGGCCCGCCGGTTCGCGGCCGAGGACTACGACATCCTGCTCATCGGCCACGAGGGCCACGAAGAGGTCATCGGCACCGCCGGTGAGGCGCCCGCGCACGTCCAGCTGGTCGACGGCCCGGACGGCGTGGACAAGGTGACCGTCCGCGACCCGTCCAAGGTCGTGTGGCTCTCCCAGACCACGCTCTCCGTCGACGAGACCATGGAGACCGTGGCCAAGCTGAAGACGAAGCTGCCGCTGCTGGTCTCGCCGCCGAGCGACGACATCTGCTACGCCACCTCCAACCGGCAGCACGTGGTCAAGGAGATCGCGCCGGACTGCGACGTGGTGATCGTGGTCGGCTCCACCAACTCGTCGAACTCGGTGCGTCTGGTCGAGGTCGCGCTGCAGTACGGCGCGAAGGCCGGCCACCTGGTCGACTTCGCCCACGAGATCCAGGACGAGTGGCTGGAGGGCGCCACCACGGTCGGCCTGACCTCCGGCGCCAGCGTGCCGGACGACCTGGTCATGGACGTGCTGACGCACCTGGCCGCGCGCGGCTTCGCCGACGTGGAGGAGATCCTCACGGCGGAGGAGCGGCTGACGTTCTCCCTGCCGCAGGAACTCAAGCGGGATATGAAGAAGGCCGTTCAAGCTCGGTGAGCTCCGGCGCCTGCGGTTGCCGCGGCGCGATCTCCAGCTGCGCGGGCGTCTCCAGCACGTCACCGGAGACGCCCAGGTCGGCGAGCTTGCGCGCGCTGACCAGCACGCGTGACTCCAGCGAGCCGACCGCCCGGTTGTACGCGGTGACCG
It encodes:
- a CDS encoding GntR family transcriptional regulator — its product is METRERREPKYLTIAADLAAKIRAGEYAPGAALPPQRELSVAYGVTLATLRAALARLESDGLLSQQAGRGTFVAEPAAAYRLDSLRSLADDLREQGHVVGTDLIGIGPRKAPAWATDALGLPPGDRITRVERVRLIAGRPALHQISWVRSPYGTPLLDVDFARTSLYHALADQGVVVHRAHERLRPDVLRPPIAPLLRQPEGTPVFLSDRVTYGLDGIPVVMDRATILGTTMEIRAERTAAGLSLRWHA
- a CDS encoding exodeoxyribonuclease VII small subunit is translated as MTTEQKLSYEQAREELGRVVERLEAGGTSLEESLALWERGEELAAICQRWLDGARAKLDAAREARAQ
- the glpX gene encoding class II fructose-bisphosphatase, which gives rise to MPANIPQDLDRNLALELVRVTEAAAMAAGRWVGRGDKEGGDGAAVDALRKLINSISMRGVVVIGEGEKDNAPMLYNGEIVGDQTGPEVDVAVDPIDGTTLMAKGMPGSIAVLAAAQRGAMFDPSAVFYMEKLAVGPEYADVIDIEAGVQENLRRIAKVKGGSVSDVTVCILDRPRHANLIKEVRDAGARIKFISDGDIAGAISAARENAEVDVLMGIGGTPEGITAACALKCMGGEIQAKLWPQDPAEREKALAAGHDLDRVLTTDDLVTGDNCFFVATGVTSGDLLKGVRYRSGGAYTQSIVMRSKSGTIRTIDSFHRLEKLALYSSINFDGQL
- a CDS encoding 4-hydroxy-3-methylbut-2-enyl diphosphate reductase; this encodes MSETSRKRVLLAKPRGYCAGVDRAVQTVEESLKLYGAPIYVRKQIVHNRHVVTSLEAKGAIFVEENEEVPEGATVIFSAHGVAPEVHESAKARNLRAIDATCPLVTKVHNEARRFAAEDYDILLIGHEGHEEVIGTAGEAPAHVQLVDGPDGVDKVTVRDPSKVVWLSQTTLSVDETMETVAKLKTKLPLLVSPPSDDICYATSNRQHVVKEIAPDCDVVIVVGSTNSSNSVRLVEVALQYGAKAGHLVDFAHEIQDEWLEGATTVGLTSGASVPDDLVMDVLTHLAARGFADVEEILTAEERLTFSLPQELKRDMKKAVQAR
- a CDS encoding DUF4245 domain-containing protein — protein: MDAAASAQDQPPAQQPVTRHERNWKDMVLSLLAIMVPVALMVGFYRYVLDGEEPIVVDTAPAIEAARASRAFPVLEPAGLGEGWRPTSAGFRTVEGGKSLRIGYVSPSDGAVLLIESTVPTEKLLPAELTTAARPGERTTIDGREWQSYSARPGESALVQLSPERTVVIVGTGERDDLRELADSLG
- a CDS encoding NADP-dependent oxidoreductase: MKAVRFHEYGDPSVLRYEDVERPVPGAGQVRIRVAATSFNGVDGNIRAGYMRGPIPVTLPHTPGLDVSGTVDALGEGVDTVTAGDAVIGFLPMTGTGAAAEYVIAPAGILAPAPASIPLPDAAALPVVGLTAWQALFDHARVTAGRRVLINGAGGAVGRYAVQLAKNAGAYVIATAAPRSSERVAAADEVVDYTTTEVTAAVAEPVDVVLNLAPISPERLAALVTLIRPGGVLVNTTVWMPAPGDEARDVRGIDLFVRSDAAQLAHLASLVDAGELRVDVAARVPLAELASVHADPAATSGKTVIVVA
- the xseA gene encoding exodeoxyribonuclease VII large subunit; the encoded protein is MGAPSAPGAPGASTPDEPWPVRVVSQKVSAWIAKLGWVWVDGQVAQISRRPGSGTVFITLRDPAAELSLTVTTSHEVLSVGAPELSEGARVVLHAKPEFYAARGTLSFRADEIRQVGLGELLARLEKLKRLLGAEGLFARERKRRPPFLPQRIGLITGRASAAERDVLTNARRRWPAVDFRVINVATQGVSAVPQILDALKVLDDDPTVDVIVIARGGGSVEDLLPFSDEALCRAVFACRTPVVSAIGHEEDTPLLDYVADVRASTPTDAAKRLVPDLAEEQRLISLARHRLDRAVLHRLDRESQRIEAWRSRPVLARPHVMIDQRASEVVALRDRGERTLGHRLATAANELSHTLARLRALSPAATLQRGYAIVQRTADGHVVRAADEAGPGTPLRVRLATGSLSAVVTDDSAAGATTPKPRKSRKDSA